A genomic stretch from Triplophysa dalaica isolate WHDGS20190420 chromosome 4, ASM1584641v1, whole genome shotgun sequence includes:
- the atad1a gene encoding outer mitochondrial transmembrane helix translocase isoform X1, producing MLSDIPRDALLRPLTRNEVVGMLLRLTIFGAATYYSIKWVVEAFDPTEKQKSQAKKRAERLMKEIGIEGVTLTEYEMNIATHLIDPRSIKVTWRDVAGLDDVITDLQDTVILPFQKYHLLCGSKLFQPPKGVLLYGPPGCGKTLIAKATAKASGCRFVNLQASTLTDKWYGESQKLTAAVFSLAVKIQPCIIFIDEIDSFLRNRSSLDHEATAMMKAQFMSLWDGLETGASNQVMVMGATNRPQDVDPAILRRMPASFHVGLPNAAQREEILRLILSGEKLSNAINLKEIAEPTEGYSGSDLKELCRDAAMYRVRDYVRKQQMKQIVQQFQLDEEEERMDGTQLRPVTQLDLLFGLDKMRESKLATVVPANLREVPLD from the exons ATGTTGAGTGACATCCCACGGGACGCCCTCCTCCGCCCTCTCACCCGAAATGAGGTGGTGGGGATGCTGCTGAGACTGACCATCTTTGGAGCTGCAACATATTACAGCATCAAATGGGTGGTGGAAGCTTTTGACCCGACAGAGAAACAAAAATCTCAGGCCAAGAAAAGG GCAGAGCGGTTGATGAAGGAGATTGGCATAGAGGGTGTCACTCTGACAGAGTATGAGATGAACATCGCCACCCATCTCATAGATCCCCGCAGCATTAAA GTGACCTGGAGAGATGTTGCTGGTttagatgatgtcatcacagatCTGCAGGACACTGTCATTTTACCTTTTCAGAAATACCACCTCCTCTGTGGCTCTAAACTCTTCCAGCCTCCCAAAG GTGTACTGTTGTACGGGCCGCCAGGATGCGGAAAGACTTTAATTGCCAAGGCAACAGCGAAAGCATCCGGATGCCGCTTTGTTAATCTCCAAGCCTCCACTTTGACTGACAAGTGGTATGGTGAATCACAGAAGCTGACTGCTGCTGTGTTCTCATTGGCTGTCAAGATTCAGCCCTGCATCATTTTCATTGATGAAATAG ATTCATTTCTAAGGAACCGTTCCAGTTTGGACCATGAGGCCACTGCTATGATGAAGGCCCAGTTCATGAGTCTCTGGGATGGATTAGAGACGGGAGCCAGCAACCAG GTTATGGTGATGGGGGCTACTAACAGACCTCAGGATGTGGATCCAGCAATACTACGCAGAATGCCAGCTTCCTTTCATGTAGGACTCCCT AATGCAGCTCAAAGAGAAGAAATTCTTCGACTCATTTTATCTGGTGAAAAG CTGAGCAACGCAATCAACCTGAAGGAGATAGCGGAGCCGACAGAAGGTTACTCTGGCAGCGATCTGAAAGAGCTGTGCAGGGATGCTGCCATGTACCGTGTCAGGGATTACGTCCGCAAACAGCAGATGAAGCAGATCGTACAGCAGTTCCAGCTGGATGAGGAGGAAGA GCGCATGGACGGAACGCAGCTGAGGCCCGTGACTCAACTGGACCTGCTGTTTGGCCTAGATAAAATGAGAGAGTCCAAATTGGCTACAGTTGTCCCAGCAAATCTGAGAGAGGTGCCACTGGACTGA
- the atad1a gene encoding outer mitochondrial transmembrane helix translocase isoform X2: MKEIGIEGVTLTEYEMNIATHLIDPRSIKVTWRDVAGLDDVITDLQDTVILPFQKYHLLCGSKLFQPPKGVLLYGPPGCGKTLIAKATAKASGCRFVNLQASTLTDKWYGESQKLTAAVFSLAVKIQPCIIFIDEIDSFLRNRSSLDHEATAMMKAQFMSLWDGLETGASNQVMVMGATNRPQDVDPAILRRMPASFHVGLPNAAQREEILRLILSGEKLSNAINLKEIAEPTEGYSGSDLKELCRDAAMYRVRDYVRKQQMKQIVQQFQLDEEEERMDGTQLRPVTQLDLLFGLDKMRESKLATVVPANLREVPLD, encoded by the exons ATGAAGGAGATTGGCATAGAGGGTGTCACTCTGACAGAGTATGAGATGAACATCGCCACCCATCTCATAGATCCCCGCAGCATTAAA GTGACCTGGAGAGATGTTGCTGGTttagatgatgtcatcacagatCTGCAGGACACTGTCATTTTACCTTTTCAGAAATACCACCTCCTCTGTGGCTCTAAACTCTTCCAGCCTCCCAAAG GTGTACTGTTGTACGGGCCGCCAGGATGCGGAAAGACTTTAATTGCCAAGGCAACAGCGAAAGCATCCGGATGCCGCTTTGTTAATCTCCAAGCCTCCACTTTGACTGACAAGTGGTATGGTGAATCACAGAAGCTGACTGCTGCTGTGTTCTCATTGGCTGTCAAGATTCAGCCCTGCATCATTTTCATTGATGAAATAG ATTCATTTCTAAGGAACCGTTCCAGTTTGGACCATGAGGCCACTGCTATGATGAAGGCCCAGTTCATGAGTCTCTGGGATGGATTAGAGACGGGAGCCAGCAACCAG GTTATGGTGATGGGGGCTACTAACAGACCTCAGGATGTGGATCCAGCAATACTACGCAGAATGCCAGCTTCCTTTCATGTAGGACTCCCT AATGCAGCTCAAAGAGAAGAAATTCTTCGACTCATTTTATCTGGTGAAAAG CTGAGCAACGCAATCAACCTGAAGGAGATAGCGGAGCCGACAGAAGGTTACTCTGGCAGCGATCTGAAAGAGCTGTGCAGGGATGCTGCCATGTACCGTGTCAGGGATTACGTCCGCAAACAGCAGATGAAGCAGATCGTACAGCAGTTCCAGCTGGATGAGGAGGAAGA GCGCATGGACGGAACGCAGCTGAGGCCCGTGACTCAACTGGACCTGCTGTTTGGCCTAGATAAAATGAGAGAGTCCAAATTGGCTACAGTTGTCCCAGCAAATCTGAGAGAGGTGCCACTGGACTGA